DNA from Streptomyces luteogriseus:
TGGCCTCTCATTTACGTTCTCGTCCTGCAACAGGGCTGCTACAGGTCGCTGTGCCCGGCGCGCGGGACTCGTGCACTCCCTGTGAAAGGTCCCCCTGCCGCGCCGGAAGGATGCGTGCAATGATGTGCGCGCCAACTGCATACCGGCCGTTTGAATCCGCGCGGGAGAGTCCTCAGCACCGCAAGAGCTGGGGCGCCGAAGGAGCAAGTCCCTCCCTTGAATCTCTCAGGCCCCGTTACCGCGCGGGCGAGGCACATCTGAAAAGCGGGCCGCCCCCTGTCCTCGACGGGGATGCGGCTCCACCCAAGGTGCAAGCCAAGGACCCCTCGGGTCATGGCGAACCTCTCAGGTTCCGATGACAGATGGGGAGGAACGACCTCGCCCGTCATTGCCTTGGGAGACGACCGACCGTGAGCAGTACAGGAGAACTCCGTCACACCGCGCTCGATGCCCTGCATCGTTCGCTCGGCGCGACGATGACCGACTTCGCCGGCTGGGACATGCCCCTGCGCTACGGCTCCGAGCGCGACGAGCACCTCGCCGTGCGCACGAAGGCCGGCCTGTTCGACCTCTCCCACATGGGCGAGATCACCGTAACCGGGCCACAGGCCGCCGCCCTGCTGGACTTCGCCCTGGTGGGCAACATCGGCGGCGTGAAGCCGGGCCGGGCCCGCTACACCATGATCTGCCGGGCCGACGGCGGCATTCTGGACGACCTGATCGTCTACCGCCTCGGCGAGACCGAGTACATGGTCGTCGCCAACGCCTCCAACGCCCAGGTGGTGCTGGACGCGCTGACCGAGCGCGCCGCCGGCTTCGACGCCGAGGTGCGCGACGACCGGGACGCCTACGCGCTGCTCGCCGTCCAGGGACCCGAGTCGCCGGGGATCCTGAAGTCCCTGACCGACGCCGACCTCGACGGCCTGAAGTACTACGCCGGGCTGCCCGGCACGGTCGCGGGCGTCCCGGCCCTGATCGCCCGGACCGGCTACACCGGCGAGGACGGCTTCGAGCTGTTCGTGAAGCCCGAGCACGCGGTCGAGCTGTGGCAGGCCCTGACCAAGGCCGGCGAGGGCGTCGGGCTGGTCCCGTGCGGTCTGTCCTGCCGCGACACGCTGCGCCTCGAGGCGGGCATGCCGCTGTACGGGCACGAGCTGACCACCTCCCTGACGCCCTTCGACGCCGGGCTCGGCCGCGTGGTGAAGTTCGAGAAAGAGGGCGACTTCGTCGGGCGCGAGGCCCTGCGCGAGGCCGCGGCCCGGGCCGAGTCCCAGCCGCCGCGCGTGCTCGTGGGCCTGGTCGCCGAGGGCCGCCGCGTCCCGCGCGCCGGGTACGCGGTGGTCGCCGGCGGCGAGGTGATCGGCGAGGTCACCTCCGGCGCCCCCTCCCCCACGCTCGGCAAGCCGGTCGCGATGGCGTACGTCGATCCCGCGCACGCCGCGCCCGGCACGAGCGGCGTGGGCGTGGACATCCGGGGCAGTCACGAGCCGTACGAGGTCGTGGCGCTGCCGTTCTACAAGCGCCAGAAGTAGACACTGGCCGAAGGGCCGCGGCGGCGAGCCCCTGCCCGTCGTCCCAGCTCACCAGCAGTCCCCCCTTCCACAGCACTCCCGCGCGTACAGGAGAATCCAGGCCATGAGCAACCCCAAAGAGCTGCGCTACAGCAAGGAGCACGAGTGGCTGTCGGCCGCCGAGGACGGCGTCTCGACGGTCGGCATCACGGAGCACGCGGCCAACGCGCTCGGCGATGTCGTGTTCGTCCAGCTTCCCGAGGTGGGTGACACCGTGTCCGCCGGCGAGACCTGCGGCGAGCTGGAGTCGACCAAGTCGGTGTCCGACCTGTACTCCCCCGTCTCCGGTGAGATCACCGAGGTCAACGAGGACGTCGTGAACGACCCGGCGCTGGTGAACTCGGCCCCCTTCGCGGGCGGCTGGCTGTTCAAGGTGCGGGTCTCGGACGAGCCGGGCGACCTGCTCTCCGCCGACGAGTACACCGCGTTCTCCGCGGGCTGAGGAGTCGTATGTCCGTCCTGAACACACCCCTGCACGAGCTCGACCCGGCGGTCGCCGCCGCGGTCGACGCCGAGCTGCACCGCCAGCAGTCCACGCTGGAGATGATCGCCTCGGAGAACTTCGCTCCGGTCGCCGTCATGGAGGCGCAGGGCTCGGTCCTCACCAACAAGTACGCCGAGGGCTACCCGGGCCGCCGCTACTACGGCGGCTGCGAGCACGTCGACGTGGTCGAGCAGATCGCGATCGACCGCGTCAAGGAGCTGTTCGGCGCCGAGCACGCCAACGTCCAGCCGCACTCGGGCGCCCAGGCCAACGCGGCCGCGATGTTCGCGCTGCTCAAGCCGGGCGACACCATCATGGGTCTGAACCTCGCGCACGGCGGGCACCTGACCCATGGCATGAAGATCAACTTCTCCGGCAAGCTCTACGACGTCGTCGCCTACCACGTGGGCGAGGACGGCCGGGTCGACATGGCCGAGGTCGAGCGGCTGGCGAAGGAGTCCCGGCCGAAGCTGATCGTCGCCGGCTGGTCGGCCTACCCGCGGCAGCTGGACTTCGCCGCGTTCCGCCGGATCGCGGACGAGGTCGGCGCGTACCTGATGGTCGACATGGCCCACTTCGCCGGGCTCGTCGCGGCCGGGCTGCACCCGAACCCGGTGCCGCACGCCCACGTGGTCACCACCACGACCCACAAGACCCTCGGCGGCCCGCGCGGCGGTGTGATCCTCTCCACGGCCGAACTGGCCAAGAAGATCAACTCCGCCGTCTTCCCCGGTCAGCAGGGCGGCCCGCTGGAGCACGTGATCGCGGCCAAGGCGGTCTCCTTCAAGGTCGCCGCCTCGGAGGACTTCAAGGAGCGCCAGCGCCGTACGCTGGAGGGTGCCCGCATCCTGGCCGAGCGTCTGGTGAAGGACGACGTCCGGGCCGTGGGTGTGGACGTCCTGTCCGGCGGCACGGACGTGCACCTGGTCCTGGTCGACCTGCGCCACTCGGAGCTGGACGGCCGGCAGGCCGAGGACCGCCTCCACGAGGTGGGCATCACGGTCAACCGGAACGCGATCCCGAACGACCCGCGTCCGCCGATGGTGACGTCCGGTCTGCGGATCGGCACACCGGCGCTGGCGACCCGGGGCTTCGCAGCCGAGGACTTCGCGGAGGTCGCGGACGTCATCGCCGAGGCGCTGAAGCCGTCCTACGACGCGGACGCCCTCAAGGCCCGGGTGAAGGCCCTGGCCGCCAAGCACCCGCTGTACCCGGGTCTGAACACGTAACGAAGAAACCTTTCGGGCGCCGCGTCCGCCACAAGCGGTCGCGGCGCCCACCCCCTCCGCACCACCCATGTAGTCAGGAGTTCCCCCGTGGCCATCTCGGTCTTCGACCTGTTCTCGATCGGCATCGGCCCGTCCAGTTCCCACACCGTCGGCCCGATGCGGGCGGCCGGCCTGTTCGTCCGGCGGCTGCGCAACGAGGAGCTCCTGGGGTCCGTCGCCTCGGTCCGCTCGGAGCTGTACGGCTCGCTCGGGGCGACCGGACACGGCCACGGCACGCCCAAGGCGGTGCTGCTCGGCCTGGAGGGCGACTCGCCGCGCACGGTCGACGTGTCGAGCGCGGACGAGCGGGTGGAAGCGATCAAGTCCGGCGGCCGGCTCAACCTGCTCGGCGAGCACGAGGTCGCGTTCTCCTTCGACGACGACATGGTCCTGCACCGCCGCAAGGCCCTCCCGTACCACGCCAACGGCATGACCCTGTGGGCGTACGACGCCTCGGGCGCGGAGCTGCTGACGAAGACGTACTACTCGGTCGGAGGCGGCTTCGTCGTCGACGAGGACGCGGTCGGGGCCGACCGCATCAAGCTCGACGACACCGTGCTGAAGTACCCCTTCCGCACCGGCGACGAGCTGCTGCGCCTGGCCGAGGAGACGGGCCTGTCCATCTCCGCGCTGATGCTGGAGAACGAGCGGGCCTGGCGCACCGAGGAGGAGATCCGCGCGGGCCTGCTGGAGATCTGGCAGGTGATGCGGGACTGCGTGGCGCGCGGACTGTCCCAGGAGGGCATCCTGCCGGGCGGCCTCAAGGTGCGCCGCCGGGCCGCGAACACCGCGCGCAAGCTGCGCTCCGAGGGCGACCCGCTGGCCCTCGCCATGGAGTGGATCACCCTCTACGCGATGGCGGTCAACGAGGAGAACGCGGCCGGCGGCCGGGTCGTCACCGCCCCCACCAACGGCGCCGCCGGCATCATCCCGGCGGTCCTGCACTACTACGTCAACTTCGTGCCCGGCGCCGACGAGGACGGCGTGGTCCGCTTCCTGCTCGCCGCGGGCGCGATCGGCATGCTCTTCAAGGAGAACGCCTCCATCTCCGGCGCCGAGGTCGGCTGCCAGGGCGAGGTCGGCTCCGCCTGCTCCATGGCCGCGGGCGCCCTGGCCGAGGTCCTCGGCGGCTCGCCCGAGCAGGTCGAGAACGCAGCCGAGATCGGCATGGAGCACAACCTCGGCCTCACCTGCGATCCCGTGGGCGGCCTGGTCCAGATCCCCTGTATCGAGCGCAACGGCATGGCCGCGGTCAAGGCCGTCACGGCCGCCCGCATGGCGATGCGCGGAGACGGCTCGCACAAGGTGTCCCTGGACAAGGTCATCAAGACCATGAAGGACACCGGCGCGGACATGTCCGTGAAGTACAAGGAGACGGCCCGGGGCGGGCTTGCGGTGAACATCATCGAGTGCTGAGCCCAGGGGCGGGACCTGTCTTGCCATGCGAGATGGCGATACCGGAAATCAAGATCGCTGACATCGTTGCAGTGCCCATGTTTCACACGTGAAAGACCGAACGATGCCCGCTCCCGCCACCGGTCCAGCCTCCCCGCCCGTCAACCCGCGGTCCCGCGTGCTCGTCGCCAGCCTCATGGGCACGACGATCGAGTTCTACGACTTCTACATCTACGCGACCGCCGCGGTGCTCGTCTTCCCCCAGCTGTTCTTCCCGAGCAGCGACCCGACCACCGCGTTGCTGTCGTCCTTCGCGGTCTTCGGCGCCGCGATGGTGGCCCGTCCGGTCGGCGCCGTCGTCTTCGGGCACCTCGGTGACCGGCTCGGCCGCAAGAAGACGCTCGTCGTCTCGCTGCTGACCATGGGCATCGCCACGTTCCTCATCGGCGTGCTGCCCACCTACGCGCAAGCCGGCTGGCTGGCCACCGCGCTGCTCGTGCTGATGCGGCTCGCGCAGGGCTTCGCGCTCGGCGGCGAGTGGAGCGGCGCCGCCCTGGTCGCGACCGAGAACGCCCCGAGCGGCAAGCGCGCCCTGTACGGCACCTTCCCGCAACTGGGCGCCCCGCTCGGCTTCATCATCGGCAACGGCCTGTTCCTGGTCATGGGCGCGCTGCTGCCGTCCGCGGCGGGCGCCGACCCCTCGCAGCCCTCGGACGCCTTCGTCAGCTGGGGCTGGCGGGTCCCGTTCCTGTTCTCCGCGGTGATGGTCGCGATCGGCCTGTGGGTGCGCTCCCGGCTCGTCGAGTCGGCGGTCTTCGCCAGGACCCGCGAGACCGGCGGGGTGCGGCGGCTGCCGCTCGTCACGGTGGTGCGCAGCCACGGCAGGCAGTTGGTCCTGGGCACCTTCATCATGCTGGCGACCTACGTGCTCTTCTACCTGATGACCACGTTCTCGCTGAGCTACGGACGCGCCGCGAAGGACGCCGCCGTGCCCGGACTCGGCTACGACTACACCACGTTCGTCCTCATGATGATCTTCGGTGTGCTGTTCTTCGCCGCGTTCACTCTGGCCTCGGGCCCGCTCGCGGACCGGTACGGGCGGCGCACCACCCTGATCTGGATCACCGCCGCGATCATCGTCTTCGGACTGGTCTGGGCGCCGTTGATCGGTCTGGGCACCCTCGGCGTGGTGCTGTGGCTCGTCCTCGGCTTCACCCTGATGGGCATGACGTTCGGGCCGATGGGCGCGCTCCTGCCCGAGCTCTTCCCGACCAGCGTCCGCTACACCGGCTCCGGCATCTCGTACAACGTCAGCTCGATCCTCGGGGCGGCGGTCGCCCCGTTCATCGCCGTGGCGCTGTGGGAGGCCGGGGACGGCTCGCCCTGGCTGGTCGGCGTCTACCTCTCGGCGATGGCGGTACTGACGCTGATCGCGCTCCTGCTCGGCAAGGAGACCAAGGACGTCTCCCTGGACGACCGCGAGGCCGCCTCCACCGACGACGCGACCCGGCCCCGGGCGGGCTCCCCCGCCTCCTGAAACCGACCGGCGCTCACCACCGCCGGGTCGCGAGCCTCCTCACGCCCGGCGTACGGCCGTCCTGGCGGGGCATAACAACAACCCCTGACCCGAGGGGACTTCAGCCCCACCCGCACCAGAGGGAGCCCCCATGCTGCGCGGCATCGACGTGAGCGCCTACCAGTCCTCCTCCTACGGAACCGACGGCCTCTCCTTCGTCTTCGTCAAGGCGACGGAGGGGCGCTCCTACGTCAATCCCAAGCTCGCCGCCCAGACCAGACGGGCCCGGGACGCCGGGCTGGTCGTCGGCTTCTACCACTTCCTGTGGCCCGGCAACCTGACGGCCCAGGCCGAGTACTTCGTGAGCAGAGCCCCCGACCGGGCGGGCGACATCCTCGCCGTCGACTGGGAAACCACCAGCAACGGGACGCACGCGAGCAACGCCGAGAAGGACCTGTTCATCCGGAAGCTGAAGGACCTGCGGCCGAACAACCCGGTGGTCCTCTACTGCAACCGGCACTTCTGGCTCAACGTCGATACCACCTCCTATGCGGGCGACGCGCTCTGGATCGCCGACTACGTGAGCGCGGGCAAGCCCCGCATCAAGGCCAAGTGGCGCTTCCACCAGTACACCGACGACCCGCTGGACAAGAACGTGGCCGCTTTCGAGAGCAAGACGGCGCTGCGGAGATGGGCGGAGGATGCCTGACCCGGGGCCTGCCGCGTCTGCCGCGTGATCCGGACGGCGGGCCCTAGCCGCGGAACTCCGGCGTGCGGTCCGGGGAGGCCTCCGACAGGGCCTTGGTGACTCCCTCGACGCCGTCGCGCAGGCCGTAGACCGGGGTGCCGGGCTGTTGGCGCCAGGAGTCGTCGATGCCGCCCGCGTCGACGGTGTCGAAGCCGAGGGCGTCGATCAGGTCCCGTACCTTGCGCTTGGCCGTCTCGTCGTCGCCGGCCACCGGGAGGGCCATGCGGGCGGGGTCGCCGGCGGGGAGCGGCCGGTCCAGGATGTCCTGGGCGAAGGTGCCGTTGAAGGCCTTGACGACCGGGTGGCCGATCCGGCGTTCCGTCCAGCGGCTCTCGGTGATCCCGTCGTCCTCGATCTCCGCGATCCTGCCGTCGCGCTGCTGCGGGTAGTAGTTACCGGTGTCGATGACCGCGACGCCGTCCGCCGCTCCGTCGAGCAGGCCGGCGGGAAGGTCCGGGACCGCCTTCAGCGGAATGGTGACGACGACGATCTCGGCGCCCCGCGCCGCCTCCCCGACCGTCACGGGCGTCGCGCCGGTCTCCTCCGCCAGGGCCGTGAGCGTCTCGGGCCCCCGGGAGTTGGCGACGGCGACATCGTGACCGAGGGCGGTGAGCCGCCGGGTCAGGTTGCCGCCGATGTTGCCCGCTCCGATGATGCCGATCTTCATGTCCTCGCCTCGTCCTTCCGGAGATGAACAGCGCCGCGTGAACCCTTCGTGACCAGGGCAACCTCCGGGGCGGGTGGGCTATTCCGGACCCGGAAGGGGGCCTCGGGCTCTTCGCGCAGGGTCCGGGAGGTCTGACCGGGGTTCCCGGGCACGGCGAGGGGCCCGGTCCGAGGATCGTGGACCGGGCCCCTTCGCCGGAGAACTGGCGAGCCGGAGGCCTACTTGTTCAGGTAGGCCCAGAACTCGTCGAAGCTCAGCTGCTTGTCGCCGTCGAGGTCACGGGTCTTGATGACGACCTCGGCGACCGACTCGGTGACGTTCCAGTCACCCGACTTGGCCAGGGCGCTCTTGAACTCGGCAGCGGTGATGAATCCGTCACCGTCCGTATCGATCCGCTCGAACTGCTTGCGTGCTTCCTCGATGTCCGCCACCGATCCGCCCCTCATCTCGTGCTGTGCGTCCTGCTGACGCAGGTCTGACGCAGGTCAGATTAACCGGCCGCGTGAGCCTCCAGCGCGGCGACCACCCAGACGAACTCCTCGTCGTAGGTCGGCTGGGAGTCGAGGCCGTTGACGATGGCCTGTAGTTCGCGGTAGCGGGCGACCCGTACGTTGGAGGCCGCCGTGAGGCGTTCGAGTACGACGGCCCGGTCGATGCCACCGAGCAGGTCCCGGAGGACCTCGTCGGCCTCCGGTGCGTCCGGGGCGATGCCGCGCTGCCGTGCCTCGCCGGCGAGCGACACGAGCCGGCTCACGAACCACAGGGACGAACCGGCCGGGGCGTCCGGCCCCTGGTCCGCCGCGTTGAACTCGATCATCTGCCGCATCTGCGCGCGAAAGCCGGGGTCCTGGATCAGCTCGGCGAGCTCCACCCATGCGTCCACCTGCTCGGGCGTGGGGTCGTCGGGGAGCTTCGCGGCCGCGAAGCGCAGCCTGCGGCGGATGTCCGGGTCGGCCGGGTCGATCCCTTCGAAGATCTCCGCCATGAAGTCCTCCACGATCCGCCGCCGCTCGGCCGCCGACAGCCGTGCCAGTCTGTTCATGAGCGCCATCTCCTCCAGGCCGGAATCCCGCTTCGCCACGGTCGACAGCACCGCACGGGTCACCTCGAGCGCCCGGATCTGCGCGTCCAGCGCGACCACGTGCGCGGCCGCGACCTGCGCGACGGTCGTCTCACCGGCCAGGATCCGGCGGACGTCCGTGAGGCCGAGGCCCAGTTCGCGCAGGGTGCGGATCAGCTCCAGCCGTGCCACGGACGCCGCGTCGTACAGCCGGTAGCCGCCCGCGGACCGGCCCACCGGGGGCAGGGCGCCCTCGTCGGACCAGTAGCGGATGGTGCGCACGGCGAGTCCCGTGACCCGGGCCAGTTCACCGATGGTGAGCAGTCCGGTGCGGTCGTCGATCATGACCGCGAGTCTGGACCCTCCAGCGGGTGGAGGCTCAAGGAGCGCGTCGGCGGGAGGCGGACGGGCGTCACCGGAACACGCCTGTGTGGCCGAGCGAGTAGCGGCCGGGCTGCGGGTAGACCGCGAGGCCGTGCGGGCCGCTGCCGACGGGGATCCGGGCGAGCTGGATGCCGGTGCGGGTGTCGACGGCGTACACCTCGGCGTCGTAGCGGCCGGACAGCCACAGCACCTTGCCGTCGGCGGAGACACCGCCCATGTCGGGGCTGCCGCCGTCGGGCAGTTTCCACTTCTTGGTCAGCCTGCCCTGGGTGAAGTCGAAGACGGAGATGGTGCCTTCGCCGCGGTTGGTCACGTACATCTCGCGGGAGTCGCGGCCGACGTAGAGGCCGTGGCAGCCCTTGCCGGTGGGCATCAGGGTGGGCTCGGTGAACCGGTCGCCGTCCAGGACCCACATGCCGTGGGCCATCATGTCGGCGATGTAGAACCTCTTGCCGTCGGGTGAGACCTTCACGTCCTGCGGCATGGCGCCCTGGAACGGCAGCCGCTGCTGCCCGACGACCTCCATCCTCTCGGTGTCGACCTTGAGCAGTTCGCCGCTGAACTCGCAGGAGACGATGAAGTAGCGGCCGTCGAGGGAGAAGTCGGCGTGGTTGACGCCGTAGCAGGAGACCGGGACGGTCTTCTTCACCTTCATGGTGTGCGGGTCGCGGAAGACCAGCTCGCGGTCGAGGGAGGCCATGACGACGGCGTATCTGCCGTTGGGCGTGAAGTAGAGGTTGTAGGGGTCGTGGACCTCGACGTCCTTGCCCGCCTCGCCGGTCCTCGGGTCGATGGGGGTGAGGGTGTGGCCGCGGTTGTTGTTGACCCAGAGCGTCTTCAGGTCCCAGGAGGGCACGACGTGCTGGGGTTGCCGGCCCACCCGGATCGTCCCGGTGACCTCGTACGTCTTCGGGTCGATGACGGTGACCGTGTCGGACTCGGTGTTGGGGACGTAGACCCGGGACGGGAAGTCCTTGACCACGGGGGACAGCTTGTTGGGACGGTCGGCGGCGTACACGTCCTCGGGGTCCAGGACGGGCGGCATGCCGGGCAGGCCCTTCACGGGCTTCTTCTCGGGCGGGGCGGGCACGGCGGCCTCGGTACCACGCGCTTCGGAGGTCCGTTCCCCGCTGCCGGTGCCGCAGGCGGAGAGGACGGCGAGGGTGGCACCCGCGACCAGGGCGCTCTTGACGAGATGGCGGTGCATTGCCCTATTCAATGGGTGCCTCGAAGGGAAACCGGTGATTCGTCCGTCCGGCGACCGGGTGAGGCATCGCGTGCGCTCAGCGGTCGGCGACCCGCATCTCGAACCAGGTCGTCTTGCCCCGGGGCAGCAGATCGACCCCCCAGCGGTCGGCCAGCTTGTCGACGAGGAACAGGCCCCGGCCGCTGATGTCCATCTCCTGGACCGGCATCAGGCACGGCAGCCCGCGGGAGGGGTCGCGGACCTCGACGCGGATCCAGCCGCGGCGCCGGTGCAGGCGCAGTCCGAAGACGCGGGCGCCGGTGTGGCGTACGGCGTTGCCGACCAGTTCGGAGACGAGCAGAACCGCGTCCTCGGTGGTCTTGGGGGTGAGCCCCCAGTGGCGCAGGACCACGACCTGGGTGAGGCGTCTCGCGGTGGCCGCGGACTCGGGGCGGGACGGCAGTGGAACCTCTGCCTCCGTCGGGTTGCCGTACAGCTCGAGCGCCTTCAGCGCGTGTTCGTCCTCGACGGTCGGCGACCAGCGCGCCGCGGCCGCATGTGCGTCTCCCCGCGGCTGTTCCATACCCTCCAGCCCCGCCATGCCCCCATCATGGCCGCCCGGGGCGTCCGGCGGGGCCGTTCCCGGGGAATACGCCCCAGGGAGCGGGGGGTGAACCGATGGCCGTACGTCATATGCCAGCGGCACTTCGGACCCTTCGACACCTCACCTGACCTGCTGGAACGTATCGTTCCGGGGCAATCGACGGAATCTCCCGTTCCGGCACCCTTAAGGCTGTCTTAAGGGTGCCATAAACCGCCCCATCGAGGGACCCCGGGTCAGACACCGTGTCAATTGCAAGCCCCTGGAGGGATGTTCAGAGGAACTTCGCCTTGCCCGGGCCCTCCTCCACGAAGCTGCGCATCCCGCGCTCGCGGTCCTCGGTGGCGAACAGGCCGGCGAACCAGTTCCGTTCGACCGCGAGGCCCGTGTCGATGTCCGTCTCCAGGCCCGTGTCGATCGACTCCTTCGCCGCGCGCAGCGCCAGCGCCGGTCCCTGCGCGAGCTTCGCGGCCCAGGCGTGCGCCTGCGCGTACACCTCGCCGACGGGGACGACCCGGTCCACCAGGCCGATCTCGCGGGCCTCGTCGGCCTTCACCATGCGGCCCGTGAAGATGAGGTCCTTGGCCTTGGAGGGGCCGACCAGGCGGGCCAGGCGCTGGGTGCCGCCGGCACCGGGGATCAGGCCGAGCAGGATCTCCGGCTGGCCGAGCTTGGCGTTCTCGCCGGCGATGCGGAAGTCCGCGCACAGGGCGAGTTCACAGCCGCCGCCCAGCGCGTACCCCGTCACGGCCGCGACGACCGGCTTGGGGATCCTGGCCACCGCCGTGAACGAGTCCTGGAGGGCGCGGGCGCGCAGGACCATCGCGGTGTGGTCCATCGCCTGCATCTCCTTGATGTCCGCACCGGCCGCGAACACCTTCTCGCCGCCCCAGAGCACCACGGCCCTGACGTCCTCGCGGCGCGTGGCCTCCTCAGCCAGTTCCTTCAGCCGGTCCTGCGTGGCGATGTCCAGCGCGTTCATGGGCGGGCGGTCGAGGCGGATCGTGCCGACGCCTTCAGCGACTTCGAGAGAGACGGTCATAGGCAGCAGGTTAACGGGGGCTAACAGGGTTGGGGGCGGTGCGGTGGGTCACATCGGCCGGGGGTCCGGGGGTTGCCCCCGGGCAGGCACAGCACGGGGGCTAACAGGGTTGGGGGCGGTGCGGTGGGTCACATCGGCCGGGGGTCCGGGGGTTGCCCCCGGACAGGCACAGCACGGGGGCTGACGCGGAGGGCCCCGGTGCGGTCGGTCACACCGGGGCCCTCGCGTCGCGGGAGAACTACTTCGTCCACTTCTCCCAGGACATGTTCCAGCCGTTGAGCCCGTTGTCCGGGGCGACGGTCCGGTCCTCGGAGTTCTTGACGACGACCACGTCGCCGACCATCGAGTGGTTGAAGAACCACGCGGCCGGCACCTTCTTGTCCCAGCCGCCGCGCACGTCGCGCAGGCCGATGCAGCCGTGGCTGGCGTTGTAGTTGCCGAAGGCGCCGCTCGCCCAGTAGTTGCCGTGCAGGAAGGTTCCGGAGGTGGTCAGGCGGACGGCGTGCGGGACGTCCTTGATGTCGTACTCGCCGCCGTAGCCGACCGTCTCGCCGTTCATCCGGGTCACGGTCAGCATCTCGCTGATGACCATCTGGCCGTTCCAGGTCTCCATGCCGGGCTGGCCGGTGGTGACCGGGATGGTCTTGATGGTCTTGCCGTCGCGCATGACCTTCATCGTGAGCTTCTTGGCGTCGACGACGGAGACCTGGTTGCGACCGATGGTGAACTTCACCGTCTTGTCCTGCTCGCCGTAGACACCGGAGCGTCCCTCGACGCCGTCGAGGTTCAGGTCGACGGTCACCTTGGTGCCGGGCTTCCAGTACTTCTCGGGGCGGAAGTCGAGACGGTCGTTGCCGAACCAGTGGCCCTCGACGTCGACGGCCGGCTCCGTCGTGATGCGGATGGCCTTCTCGACGTCCTCCGGGTTGGTGATGCCCCGCGAGAAGCGGACGGAGAACGGCATCCCGACGCCGACCTTGGAGCCGTCCTCGGGGGTGAAGGTGCCG
Protein-coding regions in this window:
- a CDS encoding MerR family transcriptional regulator, whose amino-acid sequence is MIDDRTGLLTIGELARVTGLAVRTIRYWSDEGALPPVGRSAGGYRLYDAASVARLELIRTLRELGLGLTDVRRILAGETTVAQVAAAHVVALDAQIRALEVTRAVLSTVAKRDSGLEEMALMNRLARLSAAERRRIVEDFMAEIFEGIDPADPDIRRRLRFAAAKLPDDPTPEQVDAWVELAELIQDPGFRAQMRQMIEFNAADQGPDAPAGSSLWFVSRLVSLAGEARQRGIAPDAPEADEVLRDLLGGIDRAVVLERLTAASNVRVARYRELQAIVNGLDSQPTYDEEFVWVVAALEAHAAG
- a CDS encoding YncE family protein, with the translated sequence MHRHLVKSALVAGATLAVLSACGTGSGERTSEARGTEAAVPAPPEKKPVKGLPGMPPVLDPEDVYAADRPNKLSPVVKDFPSRVYVPNTESDTVTVIDPKTYEVTGTIRVGRQPQHVVPSWDLKTLWVNNNRGHTLTPIDPRTGEAGKDVEVHDPYNLYFTPNGRYAVVMASLDRELVFRDPHTMKVKKTVPVSCYGVNHADFSLDGRYFIVSCEFSGELLKVDTERMEVVGQQRLPFQGAMPQDVKVSPDGKRFYIADMMAHGMWVLDGDRFTEPTLMPTGKGCHGLYVGRDSREMYVTNRGEGTISVFDFTQGRLTKKWKLPDGGSPDMGGVSADGKVLWLSGRYDAEVYAVDTRTGIQLARIPVGSGPHGLAVYPQPGRYSLGHTGVFR
- a CDS encoding ATP-binding protein, which gives rise to MPLAYDVRPSVHPPLPGAYSPGTAPPDAPGGHDGGMAGLEGMEQPRGDAHAAAARWSPTVEDEHALKALELYGNPTEAEVPLPSRPESAATARRLTQVVVLRHWGLTPKTTEDAVLLVSELVGNAVRHTGARVFGLRLHRRRGWIRVEVRDPSRGLPCLMPVQEMDISGRGLFLVDKLADRWGVDLLPRGKTTWFEMRVADR
- a CDS encoding enoyl-CoA hydratase/isomerase family protein; translation: MTVSLEVAEGVGTIRLDRPPMNALDIATQDRLKELAEEATRREDVRAVVLWGGEKVFAAGADIKEMQAMDHTAMVLRARALQDSFTAVARIPKPVVAAVTGYALGGGCELALCADFRIAGENAKLGQPEILLGLIPGAGGTQRLARLVGPSKAKDLIFTGRMVKADEAREIGLVDRVVPVGEVYAQAHAWAAKLAQGPALALRAAKESIDTGLETDIDTGLAVERNWFAGLFATEDRERGMRSFVEEGPGKAKFL
- a CDS encoding L,D-transpeptidase yields the protein MNGRPISGASVGRRNGMLASAIGVLLLAVTACGGGTGAGEGDGKGKDSGAAQSKQSEAVVGITPKDGAKSVDTSGALKVTAQKGKLTEVEVKDAKGKKVDGKISGDGANWTPSTHLAGATKYTVHAVAKDSEGRTAAEDAGFTTLTPENTFTGTFTPEDGSKVGVGMPFSVRFSRGITNPEDVEKAIRITTEPAVDVEGHWFGNDRLDFRPEKYWKPGTKVTVDLNLDGVEGRSGVYGEQDKTVKFTIGRNQVSVVDAKKLTMKVMRDGKTIKTIPVTTGQPGMETWNGQMVISEMLTVTRMNGETVGYGGEYDIKDVPHAVRLTTSGTFLHGNYWASGAFGNYNASHGCIGLRDVRGGWDKKVPAAWFFNHSMVGDVVVVKNSEDRTVAPDNGLNGWNMSWEKWTK